In one window of Rhodospirillaceae bacterium DNA:
- the secB gene encoding protein-export chaperone SecB, which translates to MADESQNNGANGPEADAPPLTIATQYIKDYSFEAPSSPGIFNQANETEPNLEISCDIEANPLEAGVFEVVLVLRTNCKIGEQIAFVQELEYAGVFILNVPQEHLQPVLLVECPRLLFPFARNIICDGARDGGFPPIMLNYMDFAGMYEEQVANQTEAPSSPLIT; encoded by the coding sequence ATGGCTGATGAATCGCAGAACAATGGTGCCAATGGGCCCGAAGCCGATGCACCCCCCCTGACCATCGCAACTCAATACATTAAAGATTATTCCTTCGAAGCGCCTTCGTCGCCCGGGATATTTAATCAGGCTAACGAGACAGAGCCTAATCTTGAAATTAGCTGCGATATAGAAGCCAACCCTCTGGAAGCTGGCGTTTTTGAAGTTGTTTTAGTTCTGCGGACAAATTGCAAAATCGGCGAACAAATCGCCTTCGTTCAGGAACTAGAATATGCTGGCGTCTTCATTTTGAACGTTCCACAAGAACATTTACAACCAGTGCTTCTGGTAGAGTGCCCGCGTCTGCTATTTCCATTCGCGCGCAATATCATTTGTGATGGTGCCCGTGACGGTGGGTTTCCGCCAATAATGCTGAACTACATGGATTTCGCAGGCATGTATGAGGAACAGGTGGCGAACCAAACCGAAGCGCCAAGCTCTCCCCTCATCACTTAA
- a CDS encoding FxsA family protein has translation MGLILLLLLIGVPTLEIFVFIEVGGTVGLFNTLAIVIITAAIGAYLLRSQGLSVLHRVQQNLAANQLPVNELFDGAFLLIAGVLLLTPGFVTDGVGFLLFMPPFRMLLRHFIVRRLANSGRTQMWTSANPHTHEPQTHEPQTGPGNIIIDGDFEEIASETQKGENDNSEKGSSENPWSRR, from the coding sequence ATGGGTCTCATTCTCCTCTTACTATTGATCGGCGTGCCGACTCTGGAAATTTTTGTTTTTATTGAGGTCGGCGGAACAGTTGGGCTTTTTAACACTCTGGCCATTGTGATTATAACAGCGGCAATCGGGGCTTATTTGCTCAGGAGTCAGGGCTTGAGCGTGTTGCATCGCGTGCAGCAAAATCTGGCTGCCAATCAGTTGCCAGTGAACGAACTGTTCGATGGCGCTTTTTTGCTAATTGCCGGCGTCCTGCTGTTAACGCCGGGGTTTGTAACCGACGGTGTCGGCTTTTTACTCTTTATGCCGCCGTTCAGAATGTTGCTTCGGCATTTTATCGTTCGCCGTTTGGCAAACAGCGGTCGCACCCAAATGTGGACATCGGCAAATCCTCACACTCACGAACCCCAAACTCATGAGCCCCAAACTGGGCCCGGAAATATCATTATCGATGGCGACTTTGAGGAGATAGCCTCAGAAACCCAGAAAGGAGAAAATGATAATTCGGAGAAAGGGTCGTCTGAAAACCCTTGGTCACGCCGATAG